GGCAGTCTGCACCACGGAGGCCTCCCCCGCATCGAGGAGACTTTTCAGGGCGGGTTCAAGCGGGTTTTGCAGGGCCTTAATCCGCATCCAATCCATCTGTTCATAGAGTGTTATTTGCATCAAGTTAAAGAAGCTTGCAGACTTTCCCTGCAGCACTTCGCGATGGACTTCTTCAGGAACTATTACTTCATCAAAGAGTTCCCTGAGAATCTCCAGCTTTCCTATCAGCATGAGCGCAATGATAGGTCCCGTATTCGATACAAGGCGACCTTTCTTGAGATTAGCCATTATGGTTTCGCCTTGAATTCCGCGTCCAATTCTTCATCGTCCCATTGGACTGCGGGCACTCCATAATGACTGCACCGCAGCAGGAAGGAGAAACGGGAAGACTCGGCAAGCTGCGCGGCCTGCCCGGATGTCAGGCGTCCCAACTCAAAAAGTTTCACCGCGAGAAGGAATCTCGCTTCCCTCTCAAAGTCATCGGTACTCAGGTTCATTGTCGCAAGCACCGATTCAGGGTACCGTATGGACAGACTCTTCATAACAACCTCCCGAATTAATTAACATAATACCACACTTACCTACTCGATGACCACACACATTCACAATAGCCCCCATCTTTTCCTGCGAGAAGAGGCCCGGGGCAGTCAGGGGACAAAAGAAGCAGGCCGGATATGTCAGCACGGGGCGAAAGCCCCGGGCCATCGTCAATGACAGAGGTGCTCATGCCACGACACGCCCGCCTTGATGCAGCAGGCGTTCTCCATCATGTGATCATACGGGGCATCGCCAGAAAGGAGATCTTCCTCGGGGACGACGACAGGGCGGACTTTACCGACAGGCTGTCCACTCTCCTGCCGGAGACGGCAACGGTCTGCTACGCATGGGCGCTCATGTCCAACCATGCACACATGCTTCTGCGTACCGGCGATGCTCCCCTGTCCACCCTCATGGCCCGGCTCCTCACCGGCTACGCGGCGGGTTTCAACAGAAGGCACAGGCGCAGCGGCCATCTTTTCCAGAACCGCTACAAGTCCATCATCTGCCAGGAGGAGCCCCCCTACCTTCAGGAACTTACCCGGTACATCCACCTCAATCCACTGAGAGCGGGCATCGTCCCGCATTACGAATCCCTCGGACACTATCCCTGGTCAGGCCATGCGGTTCTCCTCGGCACCAGGACGGTCCCCTGGCAGGACGTGAGGTACAT
This portion of the Syntrophorhabdaceae bacterium genome encodes:
- a CDS encoding UPF0175 family protein, with product MKSLSIRYPESVLATMNLSTDDFEREARFLLAVKLFELGRLTSGQAAQLAESSRFSFLLRCSHYGVPAVQWDDEELDAEFKAKP
- a CDS encoding DUF3368 domain-containing protein, whose protein sequence is MANLKKGRLVSNTGPIIALMLIGKLEILRELFDEVIVPEEVHREVLQGKSASFFNLMQITLYEQMDWMRIKALQNPLEPALKSLLDAGEASVVQTAREMGADYVLIDERKARKIARSVYGLSVIGTARLLVEAKKNGLIDSVGDMIDRLRDGGYWIGDSIVQRMLKEAGET